The proteins below come from a single Papaver somniferum cultivar HN1 chromosome 11, ASM357369v1, whole genome shotgun sequence genomic window:
- the LOC113322523 gene encoding two-component response regulator ARR12-like isoform X1 — translation MTVEELLIRGSSGSEDEQKIDLFPIGMRVLAVDDDLICLRVLESLLRRCQYHVTTTTQAVTALKMLRENRDKFDLVISDVQMPDMDGFKLLELVGLEMDLPVIMLSANGDTRNVMRGITHGACDYLLKPVRIEELKNIWQHVLRKKKVEPKDQNNLDKLNPGMGDSGKGHSMSGNDDQNKLNRKRKDQNEEDDDECDDENDNDDPSSQKKPRVVWSVELHRKFVAAVNQLGIDKAVPKKILDLMNVDRLTRENVASHLQKYRLYLKRISCVASQQANMVAALGGKDASYLRMSSLDGLGDFHGFGGPGQLPNGSLASYSPVGMLGRLNTPVGMGLRGPSSGMMQLGRPHNPTNSVHDLGKLRQIVIPGNQNGNFLQGMPTSLELDQLQQSKSIARVGEFSSSIDPRAFPGPSSFPDTGVTIANSNNSFQNVHSNSLLLLGGPQQTQNRAGFGNQSSVRMPSVHSESFEFGFGASSHLPDLGRCNDNWPSAAPISGFPSNPLPLGDNPFGHANLSSDILRDNISSINATIGSNSIGVSSNSITNQLDSRRDLQPGPIGVAQHDKFSSFVNLGDNVGQSMNLVPKQKWISHKQDYNQTSNLLFSSSSPSVPIHGVADPLGQNSTMSNRKTDLISTSQPTAASHSYLTRHNGIEKSSIDMTEDFLLDPNKSQGGAVMSNSCGSLEDLMSAMIKREREEVTLRDGDIGYDIFPVRTCM, via the exons ATGACAGTAGAGGAATTATTAATAAGAGGAAGTAGTGGTAGTGAAGATGAACAGAAAATTGATTTGTTTCCTATTGGTATGCGTGTATTAGCTGTTGACGATGATCTCATTTGCTTGAGGGTCTTAGAGTCCCTTCTGAGGAGATGTCAGTACCatg TTACTACAACAACTCAGGCAGTTACAGCACTGAAGATGTTAAGAGAAAATAGAGATAAGTTTGATTTGGTTATCAGTGATGTTCAGATGCCTGACATGGATGGATTCAAACTTCTTGAGCTTGTGGGTCTTGAAATGGACCTTCCTGTCATAA TGTTGTCGGCCAATGGAGATACAAGAAATGTCATGAGGGGAATTACTCATGGTGCTTGTGACTACTTGCTCAAACCTGTTAGAATTGAGGAGCTCAAGAACATATGGCAACATGTACTTAGGAAAAAAAAGGTTGAACCCAAGGACCAAAATAATCTTGACAAGCTTAATCCAGGAATGGGTGATTCTGGGAAAGGTCATTCAATGTCTGGAAATGATGATCAAAATAAGCTCAATAGGAAACGCAAAGATCAGaacgaagaagatgatgatgagtgTGACGATGAAAATGACAATGATGACCCGTCTTCGCAGAAGAAACCAAGGGTAGTTTGGTCGGTAGAGCTTCACCGCAAATTCGTTGCAGCCGTTAATCAGTTGGGAATTGATA AAGCCGTCCCTAAGAAGATACTCGATCTGATGAATGTGGATAGACTTACTAGAGAGAATGTGGCAAGCCATCTTCAG AAATATCGGCTTTATCTGAAAAGGATTAGCTGTGTGGCAAGCCAGCAAGCAAACATGGTTGCTGCTTTAGGTGGTAAAGATGCTTCCTATTTGCGCATGAGTTCGCTTGATGGACTTGGAGATTTTCATGGCTTTGGGGGACCAGGGCAGCTACCGAACGGTTCTTTGGCATCATATTCACCAGTTGGAATGCTTGGAAGATTAAATACTCCTGTTGGTATGGGGTTACGTGGTCCCTCTTCTGGAATGATGCAACTTGGTCGACCCCATAACCCGACCAACTCTGTCCATGATCTGGGGAAGCTTCGTCAAATTGTCATACCTGGAAACCAAAATGGGAATTTTCTTCAAGGGATGCCGACGTCTCTGGAACTTGACCAATTGCAACAAAGTAAGAGCATTGCTCGTGTAGGAGAGTTCTCTTCATCCATTGATCCAAGAGCTTTTCCAGGTCCGAGTAGTTTCCCAGACACTGGAGTCACCATAGCTAATTCAAACAACTCGTTTCAAAATGTTCATAGCAACTCACTGTTGTTACTAGGAGGGCCACAACAAACCCAGAATAGGGCTGGTTTTGGAAATCAATCCTCTGTTAGAATGCCGTCAGTCCATTCAGAATCTTTTGAGTTTGGGTTTGGCGCTTCTTCTCATTTACCTGATCTGGGTAGGTGCAACGACAATTGGCCGAGTGCTGCTCCAATAAGTGGATTTCCTTCAAATCCTCTGCCGCTGGGTGACAATCCTTTTGGCCATGCAAATTTATCATCAGATATTCTAAGAGACAATATTTCTTCGATTAACGCCACAATTGGGAGTAATTCAATTGGCGTGTCCTCCAACAGCATAACAAATCAGCTCGACTCAAGAAGAGATTTACAACCAGGGCCTATTGGTGTTGCTCAACATGACAAGTTCTCTAGCTTTGTGAATTTGGGTGATAATGTTGGCCAGAGTATGAATTTAGTTCCTAAACAGAAATGGATTAGCCATAAACAAGATTATAACCAAACATCAAATCTTCTGTTCAGTTCATCAAGTCCATCAGTACCTATTCATGGGGTTGCGGATCCCTTGGGTCAGAATAGTACAATGAGCAACAGAAAGACTGATTTGATTTCCACGTCGCAACCAACAGCTGCTAGTCATTCATACTTAACACGGCATAATGGGATTGAGAAATCGTCTATTGACATGACTGAAGATTTTCTCTTGGATCCGAATAAGTCACAAGGTGGTGCAGTCATGTCTAATAGTTGTGGCTCCTTGGAGGATCTAATGAGCGCAATGATTAAACGG GAGAGAGAAGAAGTTACATTAAGGGACGGTGATATTGGATATGATATTTTCCCAGTGAGAACATGTATGTGA
- the LOC113322523 gene encoding two-component response regulator ARR12-like isoform X2, which produces MTVEELLIRGSSGSEDEQKIDLFPIGMRVLAVDDDLICLRVLESLLRRCQYHVTTTTQAVTALKMLRENRDKFDLVISDVQMPDMDGFKLLELVGLEMDLPVIMLSANGDTRNVMRGITHGACDYLLKPVRIEELKNIWQHVLRKKKVEPKDQNNLDKLNPGMGDSGKGHSMSGNDDQNKLNRKRKDQNEEDDDECDDENDNDDPSSQKKPRVVWSVELHRKFVAAVNQLGIDKAVPKKILDLMNVDRLTRENVASHLQKYRLYLKRISCVASQQANMVAALGGKDASYLRMSSLDGLGDFHGFGGPGQLPNGSLASYSPVGMLGRLNTPVGMGLRGPSSGMMQLGRPHNPTNSVHDLGKLRQIVIPGNQNGNFLQGMPTSLELDQLQQSKSIARVGEFSSSIDPRAFPGPSSFPDTGVTIANSNNSFQNVHSNSLLLLGGPQQTQNRAGFGNQSSVRMPSVHSESFEFGFGASSHLPDLGRCNDNWPSAAPISGFPSNPLPLGDNPFGHANLSSDILRDNISSINATIGSNSIGVSSNSITNQLDSRRDLQPGPIGVAQHDKFSSFVNLGDNVGQSMNLVPKQKWISHKQDYNQTSNLLFSSSSPSVPIHGVADPLGQNSTMSNRKTDLISTSQPTAASHSYLTRHNGIEKSSIDMTEDFLLDPNKSQGGAVMSNSCGSLEDLMSAMIKRDFR; this is translated from the exons ATGACAGTAGAGGAATTATTAATAAGAGGAAGTAGTGGTAGTGAAGATGAACAGAAAATTGATTTGTTTCCTATTGGTATGCGTGTATTAGCTGTTGACGATGATCTCATTTGCTTGAGGGTCTTAGAGTCCCTTCTGAGGAGATGTCAGTACCatg TTACTACAACAACTCAGGCAGTTACAGCACTGAAGATGTTAAGAGAAAATAGAGATAAGTTTGATTTGGTTATCAGTGATGTTCAGATGCCTGACATGGATGGATTCAAACTTCTTGAGCTTGTGGGTCTTGAAATGGACCTTCCTGTCATAA TGTTGTCGGCCAATGGAGATACAAGAAATGTCATGAGGGGAATTACTCATGGTGCTTGTGACTACTTGCTCAAACCTGTTAGAATTGAGGAGCTCAAGAACATATGGCAACATGTACTTAGGAAAAAAAAGGTTGAACCCAAGGACCAAAATAATCTTGACAAGCTTAATCCAGGAATGGGTGATTCTGGGAAAGGTCATTCAATGTCTGGAAATGATGATCAAAATAAGCTCAATAGGAAACGCAAAGATCAGaacgaagaagatgatgatgagtgTGACGATGAAAATGACAATGATGACCCGTCTTCGCAGAAGAAACCAAGGGTAGTTTGGTCGGTAGAGCTTCACCGCAAATTCGTTGCAGCCGTTAATCAGTTGGGAATTGATA AAGCCGTCCCTAAGAAGATACTCGATCTGATGAATGTGGATAGACTTACTAGAGAGAATGTGGCAAGCCATCTTCAG AAATATCGGCTTTATCTGAAAAGGATTAGCTGTGTGGCAAGCCAGCAAGCAAACATGGTTGCTGCTTTAGGTGGTAAAGATGCTTCCTATTTGCGCATGAGTTCGCTTGATGGACTTGGAGATTTTCATGGCTTTGGGGGACCAGGGCAGCTACCGAACGGTTCTTTGGCATCATATTCACCAGTTGGAATGCTTGGAAGATTAAATACTCCTGTTGGTATGGGGTTACGTGGTCCCTCTTCTGGAATGATGCAACTTGGTCGACCCCATAACCCGACCAACTCTGTCCATGATCTGGGGAAGCTTCGTCAAATTGTCATACCTGGAAACCAAAATGGGAATTTTCTTCAAGGGATGCCGACGTCTCTGGAACTTGACCAATTGCAACAAAGTAAGAGCATTGCTCGTGTAGGAGAGTTCTCTTCATCCATTGATCCAAGAGCTTTTCCAGGTCCGAGTAGTTTCCCAGACACTGGAGTCACCATAGCTAATTCAAACAACTCGTTTCAAAATGTTCATAGCAACTCACTGTTGTTACTAGGAGGGCCACAACAAACCCAGAATAGGGCTGGTTTTGGAAATCAATCCTCTGTTAGAATGCCGTCAGTCCATTCAGAATCTTTTGAGTTTGGGTTTGGCGCTTCTTCTCATTTACCTGATCTGGGTAGGTGCAACGACAATTGGCCGAGTGCTGCTCCAATAAGTGGATTTCCTTCAAATCCTCTGCCGCTGGGTGACAATCCTTTTGGCCATGCAAATTTATCATCAGATATTCTAAGAGACAATATTTCTTCGATTAACGCCACAATTGGGAGTAATTCAATTGGCGTGTCCTCCAACAGCATAACAAATCAGCTCGACTCAAGAAGAGATTTACAACCAGGGCCTATTGGTGTTGCTCAACATGACAAGTTCTCTAGCTTTGTGAATTTGGGTGATAATGTTGGCCAGAGTATGAATTTAGTTCCTAAACAGAAATGGATTAGCCATAAACAAGATTATAACCAAACATCAAATCTTCTGTTCAGTTCATCAAGTCCATCAGTACCTATTCATGGGGTTGCGGATCCCTTGGGTCAGAATAGTACAATGAGCAACAGAAAGACTGATTTGATTTCCACGTCGCAACCAACAGCTGCTAGTCATTCATACTTAACACGGCATAATGGGATTGAGAAATCGTCTATTGACATGACTGAAGATTTTCTCTTGGATCCGAATAAGTCACAAGGTGGTGCAGTCATGTCTAATAGTTGTGGCTCCTTGGAGGATCTAATGAGCGCAATGATTAAACGG GACTTTCGATAA